The following are from one region of the Spartinivicinus poritis genome:
- a CDS encoding OprD family outer membrane porin, whose amino-acid sequence MKTLKLSALTAAIVAATTSYTTPVQAESFIDDSSLQLHLRNVYFNRDGRTSQNRFDNREWGQGVMLNYSSGYFADIIGFDMSYFGGVKLDDPGTNFTNFSQRDSEQDGIDSISKIARAFVKAKVGDDNMNLNGIYGRVDMGTNLLMTSGSRLLPSSFKGGMIEANLYGAKFYVNRVTEISERDGSSFDDFGNDVDYVNTFGGSYELDNGLGFALDHGSSDGFLEQTFAKIYYTYDLGNDTTLYIEANKQWSEEDGNNHPTHNMADEYDSSYTNYNAQLSGGPITISLSHSRIGGDDFQYSWDGDKDYGPISAWTSRNWSDFNFEDEKTWQVAFSYDFSDLGIPGLSLDTAYTYGYDIDDRGNTRRDSEWERGSNIKYSFQDTMLKGLSVRWNNWTYRGNTLVGDTNGNRIYIDYKIDLL is encoded by the coding sequence ATGAAAACACTTAAGCTTTCTGCATTAACTGCTGCGATAGTTGCTGCAACCACCTCATATACAACACCTGTTCAAGCTGAGAGCTTTATTGACGATAGCTCTTTGCAGTTACACCTCAGGAATGTTTATTTTAACCGCGATGGTCGAACCAGCCAGAATCGATTTGATAACCGGGAGTGGGGACAAGGCGTTATGCTCAATTATTCCTCTGGTTATTTTGCCGATATTATTGGGTTTGATATGTCTTATTTTGGCGGCGTCAAACTTGATGACCCCGGCACAAACTTTACCAATTTTTCTCAACGGGATTCAGAACAAGATGGCATAGACAGCATCAGTAAAATTGCCCGCGCTTTTGTTAAAGCCAAAGTAGGCGATGACAATATGAACCTGAATGGTATTTATGGGCGAGTAGATATGGGAACCAACTTATTAATGACATCTGGTTCTCGTTTACTACCCAGCTCCTTTAAGGGTGGCATGATTGAGGCAAATCTTTATGGAGCAAAATTTTATGTCAATCGAGTAACAGAAATCTCTGAACGGGATGGTTCAAGCTTCGATGATTTTGGCAATGATGTAGACTATGTAAATACCTTCGGCGGCAGTTATGAGTTAGATAATGGGTTAGGCTTTGCCCTGGATCATGGTAGCTCTGACGGCTTTCTTGAACAAACTTTTGCTAAAATATACTACACCTATGATCTAGGTAATGACACAACATTATACATAGAAGCCAATAAGCAATGGTCTGAAGAGGATGGCAATAATCATCCTACTCATAACATGGCTGACGAGTATGATTCCAGCTATACAAACTACAATGCTCAGTTATCAGGTGGGCCTATCACTATTTCCTTATCTCACTCAAGAATAGGCGGTGATGACTTCCAATATAGTTGGGATGGTGATAAAGATTATGGTCCCATCAGTGCCTGGACTTCACGAAACTGGTCTGACTTCAACTTTGAAGATGAAAAAACCTGGCAAGTTGCTTTCTCTTATGACTTTTCAGATTTAGGAATACCAGGGCTGTCACTCGATACCGCGTATACCTATGGTTATGATATAGATGATCGAGGTAATACAAGACGTGACTCCGAATGGGAGCGCGGCTCTAATATCAAGTACTCCTTCCAAGACACCATGTTAAAAGGCCTATCAGTTCGCTGGAACAATTGGACCTACAGAGGAAACACGCTAGTCGGCGACACTAACGGTAACCGTATTTATATCGACTACAAAATAGACCTTTTATAG
- a CDS encoding OprD family outer membrane porin produces MKTFKFSTLAAAVVAASAASISTAQAEGFIEDSTGKLSIRNYYFNESGKNGAEFDRREWVQGFRFDFQSGYLFDTIGFDYSAGAAFKLDNPSNEKGFSSTNLPSDKSSSSDVNDIAGTTQAYIKAKFGDENLGVNGKYGLMQQGTETFGTSGSRVLPSSVFGAYVEGHASGFKLYGARFTETRQRNQSFFSEDLKNRSGEEIDQVDIIGAGYEFDNGLGFVVEHGKSDDYIKKRFAKVYYTIDLGNDMSVDLDARYGKAEENGNKFDKFKGANAYKNDDYESRYYNANATLNVGAASIGVGYNRTKDGDWVSGYFDQDHGTTNSSLSLWEDFLREGEEAWVITAGYDFADAGIPGLTAGLTYANSDNIHRRNDSDDTAREFSQDITYRFQSGALKDLSVQYQHWDYNGPGGDTDSHRLKLIYDIALF; encoded by the coding sequence ATGAAAACGTTTAAATTTTCCACACTGGCTGCTGCAGTTGTTGCTGCATCTGCCGCCTCAATCAGCACAGCCCAAGCTGAAGGTTTTATTGAAGACAGCACGGGTAAGCTAAGCATTCGCAACTATTACTTTAATGAATCAGGAAAAAATGGCGCTGAATTTGACCGCCGTGAATGGGTACAAGGCTTTCGCTTTGACTTTCAGTCTGGCTATTTGTTTGACACTATTGGGTTTGACTATTCAGCAGGCGCCGCGTTCAAGCTAGACAACCCTTCAAATGAAAAGGGCTTTTCTTCCACTAACCTGCCAAGCGATAAAAGCAGCAGCTCAGATGTTAACGACATTGCTGGCACCACCCAAGCTTATATAAAAGCTAAATTTGGTGATGAAAATCTTGGCGTTAACGGTAAGTATGGTTTAATGCAACAAGGCACTGAAACGTTTGGCACGTCAGGCTCCCGCGTTTTACCCAGCTCAGTATTTGGTGCTTACGTTGAGGGACATGCTAGTGGATTCAAGCTTTATGGAGCTCGCTTCACAGAAACAAGACAACGTAACCAGAGCTTTTTCTCTGAAGACTTAAAAAATCGCTCCGGAGAAGAAATCGATCAAGTCGATATCATCGGTGCTGGTTATGAGTTTGATAATGGCTTAGGCTTTGTTGTTGAGCATGGAAAGTCAGACGACTATATCAAGAAGAGATTTGCTAAAGTCTATTACACTATAGATCTAGGTAACGATATGAGTGTCGACTTAGATGCTCGTTATGGTAAAGCGGAAGAAAATGGCAACAAGTTTGACAAATTTAAAGGAGCAAATGCATATAAAAATGACGACTATGAAAGTCGTTACTATAACGCAAATGCCACATTGAACGTAGGTGCAGCCTCAATTGGAGTTGGTTATAACAGAACTAAAGATGGAGATTGGGTATCAGGCTATTTCGATCAAGACCATGGAACAACCAACTCATCATTATCATTATGGGAAGACTTCTTGCGTGAAGGCGAAGAAGCTTGGGTTATAACAGCAGGGTATGACTTTGCCGATGCAGGCATCCCAGGGCTAACTGCTGGTTTAACTTATGCTAACAGTGATAATATCCACCGGAGAAATGACTCAGATGATACCGCAAGAGAGTTCTCCCAAGACATTACTTATAGATTCCAGAGCGGTGCATTAAAAGACCTATCAGTCCAATATCAGCACTGGGATTATAATGGTCCAGGTGGAGATACTGATTCTCATCGCCTGAAACTAATCTACGATATCGCTTTATTCTAA
- a CDS encoding OprD family outer membrane porin: MNKQLWAAVFFSPLFASTTSIATPFIDDSAANLHLRNYYFNRDFRHNQGGQSYREEWTQTAMVNYESGYWADLIGIDASIYSTLKLDSGRGTTNTGLLVVTDDGDAESYSALGVALLKAKYAQTEIKWGRQLTTSPLFYYGDSRAQPQAFKGLNIKSTDINNLTISGGRFTQTKLKASSNFESLPNTEYGFEGRADEFYYLGFDYNFDNGPSLSFHSSLYEDIWKQFYFNYNHSFTLTDTINLNLDLVHYRTINDGEPTDTNYTDRDNKASSISLQLSKGGASIKTAYQTITGDYIYDYVLDSDSIFLANSLQLYDFNYEDERSWQLRFDYDFSDVGIPGLHFMIRYVKGDNIDLDSKLSGAALGISGVSSRGEEWERDIEAKYTFQEGSLKDMSVRLRLASLRTNYDDSDRDEIRLIINHIFDLL; this comes from the coding sequence ATGAATAAGCAATTATGGGCAGCGGTATTTTTTAGCCCTCTATTTGCCAGCACTACTTCAATTGCAACACCTTTTATCGATGACTCAGCAGCAAACCTGCACTTACGCAACTACTACTTTAACCGCGACTTCAGACACAACCAGGGAGGACAGAGCTATCGAGAAGAGTGGACACAAACGGCCATGGTGAATTATGAGTCGGGTTATTGGGCAGACCTTATTGGAATAGATGCCTCTATCTACAGCACCCTTAAGCTGGATAGTGGAAGGGGGACAACCAACACTGGCTTATTGGTAGTAACAGATGATGGTGATGCAGAAAGTTACTCAGCGCTGGGGGTTGCACTATTAAAAGCCAAATATGCACAAACAGAAATAAAATGGGGGCGTCAGTTGACTACCTCTCCCCTTTTCTATTATGGAGACTCCAGAGCCCAACCCCAAGCATTTAAAGGGCTAAATATCAAATCAACTGATATCAATAACCTTACTATCAGTGGCGGGCGATTTACCCAAACCAAATTGAAAGCCAGCTCAAACTTTGAAAGCCTCCCTAATACCGAGTACGGATTTGAAGGTAGAGCTGACGAATTTTATTACTTAGGCTTCGATTATAATTTTGATAATGGGCCAAGTTTAAGCTTTCATTCTTCCTTGTATGAAGATATTTGGAAACAGTTTTACTTCAATTACAACCACAGCTTTACATTAACCGATACTATCAATCTTAACCTGGACTTAGTGCATTACCGTACAATTAATGATGGCGAGCCTACTGATACCAATTATACAGACAGAGATAACAAAGCCAGCAGTATCAGTTTACAGCTGAGCAAAGGAGGCGCCAGCATTAAAACCGCTTATCAAACCATCACTGGCGACTACATTTATGACTATGTTTTAGACTCTGACTCAATATTTCTAGCAAATTCTTTACAGCTTTATGACTTTAATTATGAAGATGAAAGAAGCTGGCAGCTACGTTTTGACTATGATTTTAGCGATGTAGGAATACCTGGCTTACACTTTATGATTCGTTACGTGAAAGGTGACAATATTGATTTAGACTCCAAGTTATCTGGTGCAGCACTTGGTATTAGCGGAGTCTCAAGCCGAGGAGAAGAATGGGAGCGAGATATAGAAGCAAAATACACCTTTCAAGAAGGCTCTTTAAAAGACATGAGCGTTAGGCTTAGGCTAGCCTCATTACGTACTAACTATGATGACAGCGATCGAGATGAAATTCGACTCATTATCAATCATATATTTGATTTACTTTAA
- a CDS encoding HU family DNA-binding protein: protein MTGKKLTAIKEKYTKTQILTELAENTGLTKKDVSAVLDELSDLIERHIKKRGCGEFTLPGLLKVSTKKKPAVKARKGVNPFTGEEMMFKAKPATVQVKVRPLKKLKDFALS, encoded by the coding sequence ATGACAGGAAAAAAATTGACCGCTATTAAAGAAAAGTACACTAAAACCCAAATCCTAACGGAGTTGGCTGAGAACACTGGATTAACTAAAAAAGACGTATCAGCTGTATTGGACGAGCTGTCTGATCTGATTGAAAGACATATTAAAAAGCGTGGCTGTGGCGAGTTCACTCTGCCTGGCTTACTGAAGGTGTCGACTAAGAAAAAACCTGCAGTTAAGGCTCGTAAAGGGGTTAACCCATTTACTGGTGAAGAAATGATGTTTAAAGCTAAGCCTGCTACTGTTCAGGTTAAAGTACGTCCTTTGAAAAAGCTCAAGGACTTTGCTTTAAGCTAA
- a CDS encoding cold-shock protein gives MKLSKYTKCVHLWTGLISLVAFLTSPAVYQSRFSEVYANYSTADLYSLPGVISLLAIGLISLILGLHLTVPANRRMEQLQLIGCSCFIIANLTVLLYWWQHSTANQLSSQLWAWWLAILAMLFHFLPRIHLLKSSFPVLDASNRKAGSVKWFNVSKGFGFISQDNGDDVFVHFKAIRGEGHRALVEGQRVEFLVTTRDKGLQAEDVIPARTEG, from the coding sequence ATGAAACTATCGAAATACACAAAATGTGTCCACCTGTGGACGGGCTTAATTAGCTTGGTGGCATTTTTAACTAGCCCAGCAGTCTATCAAAGTCGATTTAGCGAGGTATACGCTAACTATAGCACAGCAGATTTGTATAGCTTACCAGGGGTTATCAGCCTGCTAGCCATCGGTTTAATTAGCCTGATTCTTGGCTTGCACTTAACAGTCCCAGCCAATCGAAGAATGGAGCAACTTCAGCTAATAGGCTGTAGCTGTTTTATAATTGCCAACCTCACAGTACTGTTGTATTGGTGGCAACATTCAACAGCCAACCAGCTAAGCAGCCAACTGTGGGCGTGGTGGTTAGCTATTTTAGCAATGCTTTTCCACTTTTTGCCGCGCATACATTTATTAAAGTCCAGCTTTCCAGTACTTGATGCATCCAACCGAAAAGCTGGTTCAGTTAAGTGGTTTAATGTGTCTAAAGGCTTTGGCTTTATTTCACAAGATAATGGCGACGATGTTTTTGTGCACTTTAAAGCTATCCGAGGTGAAGGCCACCGTGCTTTAGTGGAAGGCCAGCGGGTTGAATTTTTAGTGACAACTCGAGACAAAGGATTACAAGCTGAAGATGTAATACCCGCCAGAACAGAAGGATAA
- a CDS encoding SlyX family protein yields the protein MTEQILQDKLIDLETKLAFQDDTIDQLNQVVTKQQQQIDRLTDQVSLLKQAIAAIMNDPGSSISGQEKPPHY from the coding sequence ATGACTGAGCAAATCTTACAAGATAAATTAATTGATTTGGAAACTAAGCTGGCTTTTCAAGATGATACGATTGATCAGTTGAACCAAGTGGTAACCAAGCAACAACAACAAATAGATCGGTTAACTGATCAAGTGAGCTTATTGAAGCAAGCTATTGCGGCGATTATGAATGACCCTGGTAGTAGTATCAGTGGTCAGGAAAAGCCCCCTCATTATTGA
- a CDS encoding HIT domain-containing protein, giving the protein MDTFQLDAQLAADTCLIGDFKLSQLLLMNDANYPWFILVPRVPEVQELFQLSEADQQQLMWEINYVAEKLKDLFSATKMNVAALGNQVRQLHVHVIARSEGDAAWPQPVWGKVATKPYDDATIVQIKDKLRTLFTTYLQYADD; this is encoded by the coding sequence ATGGATACTTTTCAACTAGATGCTCAATTAGCTGCTGACACCTGTTTAATCGGTGATTTTAAACTTTCACAGCTATTGCTCATGAATGATGCTAATTACCCCTGGTTTATTTTAGTGCCGCGAGTACCTGAAGTTCAGGAGCTATTTCAGTTGTCGGAAGCAGATCAGCAGCAATTGATGTGGGAAATCAATTATGTGGCAGAAAAACTTAAAGACTTATTTTCGGCAACTAAAATGAATGTAGCTGCTTTAGGTAATCAAGTAAGACAACTACATGTTCATGTGATTGCCCGAAGTGAAGGTGATGCTGCTTGGCCACAGCCTGTGTGGGGAAAAGTAGCAACGAAGCCTTATGATGATGCGACGATTGTACAGATAAAAGACAAGCTACGTACGTTATTTACTACCTATTTGCAGTATGCTGATGACTGA
- a CDS encoding proline--tRNA ligase, whose amino-acid sequence MRLSQYLAPTLKENPTDAVVISHQLMLRAGMIRKLASGLYTWLPLGLRTLRKVERIVREEMDRSGAQEVLMPAVQPAELWQETARWDQFGPELLRIQDRHQRDFCVGPTHEEVITDIARNELNSYKQLPMNFYQIQTKFRDEIRPRFGVMRAREFLMKDAYSFHISSESLQATYQVMHDTYSRIFDRLGLDYRAVLADTGSIGGSASHEFHVLAKSGEDAIAFSDSSEYAANIEKAETLPPTGDHPAANQSLEKVATPEVHTIDQLCQFLSVEASQTLKTLIVVGQTEEKEPLKLVALVIRGDHELNEIKASHLPDVASPLTFATDEQIKQVVGCEPGSLGPIGLTIPVIVDYSAAHLADFICGANENGFHLTGANWKRDCQYTQTADLRNVIEGDPSPCGKGHLIIKRGIEVGHIFQLGDKYSESMGATVLNENGKAVAMKMGCYGIGVSRVVAAAIEQNHDENGIIWPDAIAPFQLGLIPLNMDRSEAVKNTAEQLYQQLQQAGYDVLLDDRDRKTSPGVKFADMELVGIPHRLVIGDRGLEKGIIEYKHRACDEKIEVPLDELMTFLSGKVSIK is encoded by the coding sequence ATGCGATTAAGCCAATACTTAGCTCCAACACTAAAAGAAAACCCAACAGATGCAGTAGTTATTAGTCATCAGCTAATGCTGCGCGCCGGTATGATTCGTAAGTTAGCCTCAGGCTTATATACCTGGCTACCGTTAGGGTTAAGAACCTTACGCAAAGTAGAGCGTATTGTCCGCGAAGAAATGGATCGTTCAGGTGCTCAAGAAGTGCTGATGCCTGCTGTCCAGCCAGCTGAATTATGGCAAGAAACTGCTCGCTGGGATCAGTTTGGCCCCGAGCTGTTAAGAATTCAAGATCGTCACCAACGCGACTTCTGTGTTGGCCCAACTCATGAAGAAGTTATCACTGACATTGCCCGAAATGAATTAAACAGCTACAAACAGCTACCCATGAATTTTTATCAAATTCAAACCAAGTTTCGCGATGAAATTCGGCCTCGGTTCGGTGTCATGCGTGCCCGTGAGTTTTTAATGAAGGATGCCTATTCATTTCATATTAGTAGCGAATCATTACAGGCAACCTACCAAGTAATGCACGACACTTATAGTCGTATTTTTGACCGCTTGGGTTTAGATTATCGCGCGGTATTAGCCGACACAGGCAGTATTGGTGGTAGTGCATCTCATGAGTTTCATGTTTTGGCAAAGTCAGGAGAAGATGCCATTGCATTTAGCGATAGTAGTGAATATGCCGCCAATATAGAAAAAGCAGAAACCTTACCACCCACGGGTGACCACCCTGCAGCCAATCAAAGCCTGGAAAAAGTTGCTACTCCTGAGGTACACACTATTGACCAGCTTTGCCAATTTTTATCGGTTGAAGCCAGCCAAACCTTAAAAACCTTAATCGTAGTTGGTCAGACAGAAGAAAAAGAGCCATTAAAACTCGTTGCCCTCGTTATTCGAGGTGATCATGAGCTTAATGAAATTAAAGCGTCTCACTTACCTGACGTTGCCAGCCCTCTTACTTTTGCAACTGATGAGCAAATAAAGCAAGTAGTTGGTTGTGAACCAGGCTCACTTGGTCCTATTGGTTTAACTATTCCTGTAATTGTTGATTATAGTGCGGCTCACTTAGCTGACTTTATTTGTGGTGCTAATGAAAATGGATTTCACTTAACAGGAGCTAACTGGAAAAGAGACTGCCAGTATACCCAAACTGCCGACTTGCGTAATGTTATTGAAGGTGACCCAAGCCCTTGTGGCAAAGGCCATTTAATTATTAAGCGCGGAATTGAAGTTGGTCATATATTCCAGTTAGGCGACAAATACAGTGAATCCATGGGTGCTACTGTTTTAAATGAAAACGGTAAAGCAGTTGCGATGAAGATGGGCTGCTATGGTATTGGTGTATCTCGTGTTGTTGCAGCGGCTATTGAGCAAAATCATGATGAAAACGGTATTATCTGGCCAGATGCTATCGCACCTTTTCAACTGGGTTTAATTCCACTAAATATGGATCGCTCTGAAGCGGTCAAAAATACCGCTGAGCAGTTATATCAACAGCTACAGCAGGCTGGGTACGATGTATTATTGGACGACCGAGATCGAAAAACCAGCCCTGGTGTTAAGTTTGCTGATATGGAACTTGTGGGTATCCCCCATCGCCTTGTAATAGGTGATCGTGGCTTAGAAAAAGGCATTATCGAATACAAGCACCGAGCCTGCGATGAAAAGATTGAAGTGCCACTGGATGAGTTAATGACGTTTTTATCAGGCAAGGTTTCTATAAAATAA
- a CDS encoding lytic transglycosylase domain-containing protein, whose amino-acid sequence MFRFGQLSYNAFHFSQWKAIKLLLCLLGFINSTNVVASAQQLPDAEMRAYLKSTIAKADSFHDRFDAEVWLVDMSGRLKRYIKDPKKRLEILRLVHKEASRADLQPELVLSVIHVESLFNRFAISRVGAQGLMQVMPFWKKEIGRPNDNLTDIATNIRYGCTILSYYLKKEKGNLTRALARYNGSLGKTWYPSRVFTAWNRFWQAR is encoded by the coding sequence ATGTTTCGCTTTGGTCAGCTATCCTACAATGCTTTCCACTTCTCGCAGTGGAAAGCAATTAAACTACTACTCTGTTTGCTTGGCTTCATTAATAGCACGAATGTTGTAGCAAGTGCACAACAACTGCCAGATGCGGAAATGCGGGCCTATTTAAAAAGTACTATTGCTAAAGCAGATAGCTTTCATGATCGCTTTGATGCAGAAGTGTGGTTAGTGGATATGTCTGGCCGACTAAAGCGCTATATCAAAGACCCTAAAAAGCGCTTGGAGATTCTTCGGCTTGTCCACAAAGAGGCATCCCGAGCTGACTTACAACCAGAGCTAGTGCTGTCTGTCATTCATGTGGAAAGTTTATTTAATCGTTTTGCCATTTCTCGTGTCGGTGCTCAAGGACTCATGCAAGTAATGCCCTTTTGGAAAAAAGAAATTGGCAGACCTAATGATAACTTAACTGATATTGCCACTAATATTCGCTATGGCTGCACAATTCTTAGCTACTACTTGAAAAAAGAAAAAGGCAACCTCACCCGAGCACTGGCTAGATATAATGGCAGCTTAGGAAAAACGTGGTACCCCAGCCGCGTATTTACTGCCTGGAATCGTTTTTGGCAGGCTCGTTAG
- a CDS encoding acylphosphatase: MSKVYKKAWVSGKVQGVWFRASTKQQADRLGICGYAKNLDDGRVEVLMCGSEASVTKLLEWLEEGPPMAVVNELKVTDTESEASDGFMTC, from the coding sequence ATGAGTAAGGTATATAAAAAAGCCTGGGTATCTGGAAAGGTACAAGGCGTCTGGTTTCGTGCTTCAACTAAACAGCAGGCTGATCGACTAGGTATTTGTGGCTATGCAAAAAACCTTGACGATGGTCGGGTTGAAGTGTTGATGTGTGGTAGTGAGGCATCAGTGACTAAACTGCTTGAGTGGTTGGAAGAAGGGCCGCCGATGGCTGTGGTTAATGAACTTAAGGTAACTGATACTGAAAGTGAAGCTAGCGATGGTTTTATGACTTGTTAG
- a CDS encoding TlpA family protein disulfide reductase — MFRIVTVCLLCLSLFGCSNGVFYDHNNNTVDLESYKGQWLLINYWAAWCSPCRKEVPELNQLDQQNNNIKVLGVNFDLPDQVALNKQMQDLAITFSVLQQDPREYYQFSRPNVLPFTVLISPTGKLVKTLLGPQTAESIHQVISLYK, encoded by the coding sequence ATGTTTAGGATAGTGACTGTTTGCCTGCTTTGCTTAAGTTTATTTGGCTGTAGTAATGGGGTTTTTTATGATCACAATAATAACACAGTTGACTTAGAGTCGTATAAAGGGCAGTGGCTACTTATCAATTATTGGGCTGCCTGGTGTTCCCCTTGTCGTAAAGAAGTGCCTGAACTCAACCAGCTTGACCAACAAAATAATAATATCAAAGTACTTGGAGTGAACTTTGATTTGCCTGATCAGGTAGCGCTAAATAAACAAATGCAAGATTTGGCCATAACATTTTCGGTGTTGCAGCAAGACCCTAGAGAATATTACCAATTTAGTAGGCCCAATGTGTTGCCTTTTACTGTATTAATCAGTCCAACTGGTAAGCTGGTGAAAACATTGTTAGGACCGCAAACGGCAGAGTCAATCCACCAAGTGATAAGCTTATATAAATAA